One genomic window of Streptomyces sp. NBC_01498 includes the following:
- a CDS encoding ammonium transporter, translating into MNGADTAFVLISAALVMLMTPGLAFFYGGMVRVKSALNMLIMSFISLGIVSVLWVLYGYSLTFGDDIGAGLLGNFDHIGMKGITAETLTGGNEGIPVFAFALFQLMFAVLTPALMSGALADRVKFTAWALFITLWVTVVYFPVAHWVWQADGWLFKLEVIDFAGGTAVHINAGIGALAAVLVVGKRIGFKKDPMRPHSLPLVVLGAALLWFGWFGFNAGSALAANGTAAVMAFNTQIATGAAMLGWLIYERIRHGAFTTLGAASGAIAGLVAITPSGAHVNAFGALLIGVVAGAACSWAVSLKYKLGYDDSLDVVGVHLVGGVIGTLLVGVLAIDGVGGASQLGKQAIGAFSVMGYSFVASWILAKIVDVTIGFRASEDDETSGVDMAFHAESAYDFSAVGGSPSGRGSLTTPDPNLAAAARNKKVDV; encoded by the coding sequence TTGAATGGCGCAGATACCGCATTCGTATTGATCAGTGCCGCGCTCGTCATGCTGATGACGCCCGGCCTGGCCTTCTTCTACGGCGGCATGGTCCGGGTGAAGAGCGCCCTGAACATGCTCATCATGTCCTTCATCTCACTCGGCATCGTCAGTGTGCTGTGGGTGCTCTACGGGTACTCACTCACCTTCGGTGACGACATCGGTGCGGGACTGCTCGGCAACTTCGACCACATCGGTATGAAGGGCATCACCGCCGAGACCCTCACGGGCGGCAACGAGGGAATCCCCGTTTTCGCCTTCGCCCTCTTCCAACTGATGTTCGCCGTACTGACCCCGGCGCTCATGAGCGGCGCACTCGCCGACCGCGTCAAGTTCACCGCCTGGGCGCTGTTCATCACCCTCTGGGTCACCGTCGTCTACTTCCCGGTCGCGCACTGGGTGTGGCAGGCCGACGGCTGGCTCTTCAAGCTGGAGGTGATCGACTTCGCCGGTGGTACGGCGGTGCACATCAACGCCGGTATCGGAGCGCTCGCGGCCGTACTCGTCGTCGGCAAGCGCATCGGCTTCAAGAAGGACCCGATGCGGCCGCACAGCCTGCCGCTGGTGGTGCTCGGCGCCGCGCTGCTGTGGTTCGGCTGGTTCGGCTTCAACGCCGGCTCCGCCCTCGCCGCCAACGGCACGGCAGCCGTCATGGCCTTCAACACGCAGATCGCCACCGGCGCGGCCATGCTCGGCTGGCTGATCTACGAGCGCATCCGGCACGGCGCGTTCACCACGCTCGGCGCGGCCTCAGGAGCCATCGCCGGTCTCGTGGCCATCACCCCGTCCGGCGCGCACGTCAACGCCTTCGGCGCGCTGCTCATCGGTGTCGTCGCCGGTGCGGCGTGCTCGTGGGCCGTCAGCCTCAAGTACAAGCTGGGTTACGACGACTCCCTCGACGTGGTCGGCGTCCACCTCGTCGGCGGCGTCATCGGCACCCTGCTCGTCGGCGTACTCGCCATCGACGGAGTCGGCGGCGCCTCGCAGCTCGGCAAGCAGGCCATCGGTGCCTTCTCGGTGATGGGGTACTCCTTCGTGGCCTCCTGGATCCTGGCCAAGATCGTCGATGTCACCATCGGCTTCCGGGCCTCCGAGGACGACGAGACCAGCGGTGTCGACATGGCGTTCCACGCGGAATCCGCCTACGACTTCAGCGCGGTGGGAGGCTCGCCCTCGGGCCGAGGCAGCCTGACCACTCCTGACCCGAACCTCGCCGCCGCTGCGCGCAACAAGAAGGTGGACGTATGA
- the ffh gene encoding signal recognition particle protein, producing MFDTLSDRLSATFKTLRGKGRLSEADIDATAREIRIALLEADVALPVVRAFTAKVKERSRGEEVSRALNPSQQIIKIVNEELVGILGGETRRLRFAKQPPTVIMLAGLQGAGKTTLAGKLGLWLKGQGHSPLLVACDLQRPNAVNQLSVVAERAGVSVYAPEPGNGVGDPVKVATDSIKYAKDRVHDVVIVDTAGRLGIDEELMRQAADIRDAVSPDEVLFVVDAMIGQDAVNTAEAFRDGVGFDGVVLSKLDGDARGGAALSIAHVTGKQIMFASNGEKLDEFDAFHPDRMASRILDMGDMLSLIERAEQTFSQAEAEKMAQKLAKGPKEFTLDDFLAQMEQVRKMGSISKLLGMLPGMGQMKEQLNNIDERDVDRTAAIIKSMTPAERNEPTLINGSRRARIAKGSGVEVSAVKSLVERFFEARKMMSKMAQGGGMPGMPGLPGSGGGPGRQKKQQKQAKGKRRSGNPMKRKADEQAAATRREEAAQSGGAFGLPQAGADKNFELPDEFKKFMG from the coding sequence GTGTTCGATACCCTCTCCGATCGCCTCTCAGCGACTTTCAAAACCCTCCGCGGCAAGGGGCGGCTGTCCGAGGCGGACATCGACGCCACCGCACGCGAGATCCGCATCGCGCTCCTCGAGGCGGACGTCGCGCTCCCCGTGGTCCGCGCCTTCACCGCGAAGGTCAAGGAGCGGTCGCGCGGCGAGGAGGTCTCGCGGGCGCTCAACCCCAGCCAGCAGATCATCAAGATCGTCAACGAGGAGCTCGTAGGCATCCTCGGCGGCGAGACGCGGCGGCTGCGCTTCGCCAAGCAGCCGCCGACCGTGATCATGCTCGCGGGCCTCCAGGGCGCGGGCAAGACGACCCTCGCGGGCAAGCTGGGCCTCTGGCTCAAGGGCCAGGGCCACTCCCCCCTGCTCGTCGCCTGCGACCTCCAGCGCCCCAACGCCGTCAACCAGCTCTCCGTGGTCGCCGAGCGCGCGGGCGTCTCCGTCTACGCCCCGGAGCCCGGCAACGGCGTCGGCGACCCGGTCAAGGTCGCCACGGACTCCATCAAGTACGCCAAGGACCGGGTCCACGACGTCGTCATCGTCGACACCGCCGGCCGCCTCGGCATCGACGAGGAACTGATGCGGCAGGCCGCGGACATCCGCGACGCCGTCAGCCCCGACGAGGTCCTGTTCGTCGTCGACGCGATGATCGGCCAGGACGCGGTCAACACCGCGGAGGCGTTCCGCGACGGAGTCGGCTTCGACGGCGTCGTGCTGTCCAAGCTGGACGGCGACGCGCGCGGCGGCGCCGCGCTCTCCATCGCGCACGTCACCGGCAAGCAGATCATGTTCGCCTCCAACGGTGAGAAGCTGGACGAGTTCGACGCGTTCCACCCGGACCGCATGGCGTCCCGCATCCTCGACATGGGCGACATGCTCAGCCTCATCGAGCGGGCCGAGCAGACCTTCAGCCAGGCCGAGGCCGAGAAGATGGCCCAGAAGCTGGCGAAGGGGCCGAAGGAGTTCACGCTCGACGACTTCCTCGCGCAGATGGAACAGGTCCGCAAGATGGGCTCCATCTCGAAGCTGCTCGGCATGCTGCCCGGTATGGGGCAGATGAAGGAGCAGCTCAACAACATCGACGAGCGGGACGTCGACCGTACGGCCGCGATCATCAAGTCGATGACGCCTGCCGAACGCAACGAGCCGACGCTCATCAACGGCTCGCGCCGGGCGCGGATCGCCAAGGGTTCGGGTGTCGAGGTCAGCGCCGTGAAGAGCCTGGTGGAGCGGTTCTTCGAGGCGCGCAAGATGATGTCGAAGATGGCTCAGGGCGGCGGGATGCCCGGCATGCCGGGCCTTCCGGGCTCGGGAGGCGGCCCCGGCCGGCAGAAGAAGCAGCAGAAGCAGGCCAAGGGCAAGCGGCGTTCCGGCAACCCGATGAAGCGCAAGGCCGACGAGCAGGCCGCCGCCACACGGCGCGAGGAGGCGGCGCAGTCGGGCGGCGCGTTCGGCCTGCCGCAGGCCGGGGCGGACAAGAACTTCGAACTGCCCGACGAGTTCAAGAAGTTCATGGGCTGA
- a CDS encoding alanine racemase, giving the protein MFLDAVLARNPELVDVAVSLHRSGAVPPDTYVIDADSVEANAALLAGEAERLGLSLWFVVKQIGRNPALVRAIARHIPRFAAIDPYEALLLHDAGARAGNVGHLVQIPPRQLPAVLGLRPETVTVFDLANARAVSDAARRLGFVQDVLVRLEGTDKVYPGQEGGVPLAGLTDFATAAEALPGIRIAGVTAFPCVLCDPLTGAPAPTQNFQLAITSRELLAARGHEGLKLSAPSATCVATLPLLAELGATHGEPGHALTGTTPLHAIDRRQPERPAYVYVSEVAHTLADGRPALHGGGFYPRARIRDALLPRAGLRLPVLDAPAENIDYYRLLQRPRHAADVEVGDTAVLAFRTQIFVTRSTVAVVAGLSTGKPRLTGLYDAQGRVR; this is encoded by the coding sequence GTGTTCCTGGACGCCGTCCTGGCCCGCAATCCCGAACTTGTCGACGTGGCGGTGTCGCTGCACCGCTCCGGCGCCGTTCCTCCCGACACGTATGTGATCGACGCCGACTCCGTGGAGGCCAACGCCGCGCTGCTGGCCGGGGAGGCCGAACGGCTCGGCCTCAGCCTCTGGTTCGTGGTCAAGCAGATCGGCCGCAACCCGGCCCTGGTCCGGGCGATCGCGCGGCACATCCCCCGGTTCGCGGCGATCGATCCGTACGAGGCGCTGCTGCTGCACGATGCGGGGGCCCGCGCAGGCAACGTCGGCCACCTCGTACAGATCCCGCCCCGTCAACTGCCCGCCGTGCTCGGCCTGCGGCCCGAGACGGTGACCGTGTTCGACCTGGCCAACGCGCGCGCCGTCTCCGACGCCGCCCGGCGCCTCGGATTCGTCCAGGACGTACTCGTGAGGCTGGAAGGCACCGACAAGGTCTATCCGGGGCAGGAGGGGGGTGTGCCGCTCGCCGGGCTCACCGACTTCGCGACGGCGGCGGAGGCACTGCCCGGCATCAGGATCGCGGGCGTCACCGCGTTCCCCTGTGTCCTGTGCGATCCGCTGACCGGCGCCCCGGCCCCCACCCAGAACTTCCAACTCGCGATCACGTCGCGCGAGTTGCTGGCCGCGCGGGGCCACGAGGGTCTGAAGCTCAGCGCGCCGAGCGCCACCTGCGTGGCCACCCTCCCCCTGCTGGCCGAGCTCGGGGCCACGCACGGTGAACCGGGTCACGCCCTGACCGGGACGACCCCCCTGCACGCGATCGACCGCCGGCAGCCCGAGCGGCCCGCGTACGTGTACGTCAGCGAGGTCGCCCACACCCTGGCGGACGGGCGGCCGGCGCTCCACGGCGGCGGTTTCTACCCGCGTGCCCGCATCCGTGACGCCCTGCTGCCGCGTGCCGGACTGCGACTGCCCGTACTGGACGCGCCGGCGGAGAACATCGACTACTACCGGCTGCTCCAACGCCCCCGCCACGCCGCGGATGTTGAGGTCGGAGACACCGCCGTCCTCGCCTTCCGCACCCAGATCTTCGTCACCCGCTCGACCGTCGCGGTCGTCGCCGGGCTCTCCACCGGGAAGCCGAGGCTGACCGGTCTCTACGACGCCCAGGGCCGGGTCCGGTGA
- a CDS encoding P-II family nitrogen regulator codes for MKLITAVVKPHRLDEIKEALQAFGVQGLTVTEASGYGRQRGHTEVYRGAEYTVDLVPKIRIEVLVEDGDAEQLIEVVVKAARTGKIGDGKVWSVPVDTAVRVRTGERGPDAL; via the coding sequence ATGAAGCTCATCACCGCAGTCGTCAAGCCACACCGACTGGACGAGATCAAGGAGGCGCTCCAGGCATTCGGCGTCCAGGGACTGACGGTCACCGAGGCGAGCGGCTACGGCCGCCAGCGCGGCCACACCGAGGTCTACCGGGGCGCGGAGTACACCGTCGACCTGGTGCCGAAGATCCGCATCGAGGTGCTGGTCGAGGACGGCGACGCCGAACAGCTCATCGAGGTCGTCGTCAAGGCCGCCAGGACCGGCAAGATCGGCGACGGCAAGGTGTGGAGCGTGCCGGTGGACACGGCCGTCCGGGTACGTACCGGAGAACGCGGCCCGGACGCTCTCTGA
- a CDS encoding aminotransferase class V-fold PLP-dependent enzyme, with product MAVRLPRTFPLATIALDDAVRKQFRLLECVAARFEGQQLFEADAGVVPELGRPRTTARVEAVLADFFGAEDAALVQGAGTGAIRAALQGAVGPGDPLLIHRAPVYRTTAVTLRGLGVRTVEADFNDGGALRRALESGGFRWAYVQHSRQRLADSYDAGEVVAVCRAAGVRTIVDDNYAVMRAPSCGVELGADASCFSLFKLHGPEGVGAVVGTADIVERVRADNYSGGGQVQGNQALDALRALTHVPVMWAVQSQVGAEIAERLAAGEVPGVAEVRIANAQDRCLLVLLERPVAGELPAVAARYGAAPYPVGSNSRYEIAPLFYRMSGSSIDDAPELADRTVRINPMRAGSDLVIEILRRSLHDLKD from the coding sequence ATGGCCGTACGACTGCCACGGACCTTCCCCCTGGCGACGATCGCGCTGGACGACGCGGTCCGGAAGCAGTTCCGGCTGCTGGAGTGCGTTGCCGCGCGGTTCGAGGGTCAGCAGCTGTTCGAGGCGGACGCGGGCGTGGTGCCGGAGCTGGGCCGGCCCCGTACCACTGCCCGGGTCGAGGCGGTGCTGGCGGACTTCTTCGGTGCCGAGGACGCCGCGCTGGTGCAGGGCGCGGGCACCGGGGCCATCCGCGCCGCGCTCCAGGGCGCCGTGGGCCCCGGCGACCCGCTGCTGATCCACCGGGCGCCGGTCTACCGCACGACCGCGGTGACGCTGCGCGGGCTCGGGGTCCGCACCGTCGAGGCGGACTTCAACGACGGCGGGGCGCTCCGTCGGGCCCTGGAGTCGGGTGGGTTCCGGTGGGCGTACGTCCAGCACAGCAGGCAGCGGCTCGCGGACTCGTACGACGCGGGGGAGGTCGTCGCGGTCTGCCGGGCGGCCGGGGTGCGCACGATCGTCGACGACAACTACGCGGTCATGCGCGCCCCGTCGTGCGGAGTTGAGCTGGGCGCCGACGCCTCGTGCTTCTCCCTCTTCAAACTGCACGGCCCCGAGGGCGTCGGCGCCGTCGTCGGGACGGCCGACATCGTCGAGAGGGTACGGGCCGACAACTACTCGGGCGGTGGCCAGGTGCAGGGCAACCAGGCCCTCGACGCCCTGCGCGCGCTCACCCACGTCCCCGTCATGTGGGCCGTCCAGTCGCAGGTCGGCGCCGAGATCGCCGAGCGGCTCGCCGCCGGGGAGGTGCCCGGCGTGGCGGAGGTCCGGATCGCCAACGCGCAGGACCGCTGCCTGCTCGTACTGCTGGAGCGCCCCGTCGCGGGCGAACTGCCCGCCGTCGCCGCCCGGTACGGCGCCGCGCCGTACCCCGTGGGCTCCAACTCCCGCTACGAGATCGCCCCGCTCTTCTACCGCATGTCCGGCTCGTCCATCGACGACGCTCCTGAACTCGCCGACCGGACCGTGCGGATCAACCCGATGCGGGCCGGCTCCGACCTGGTGATCGAGATCCTGCGGCGTTCGCTGCACGACCTGAAGGACTGA
- a CDS encoding phosphopentomutase has protein sequence MSTLVIVVIDGFGVGAMPDAGALRPGDLSADTCGHVLDHCRAALGRPLRLPALGALGLGLVRPHPDLARRTDRPVAVGRAALGYPGADTFAGHQTMMGADFSRVTVAPLAGHLDEVSGALKAAGHLVEPLGERPLLLVDGAVLVHDNLEADPGINWNASGRLSDVSFDRILSVARTVRAVAPVARVIAVGGHADRTLTAYVRDGDGGTVGLDTPASGFYRNGGLQVRHLGASLDHTRQLPDVAARAGLPVTLVGKAADILACDAAVRRPAVATAEVLEHTLSAVRSAVQAGRGAVRGGRGGLVVANVQESDLAGHQQDTERFGSVLEQVDVGLAELTGLLTGPGDRLIVTADHGNDPTVGHAHHTREYVPVLMHRPDASGIERLPDAATLADVGATAAAALGLDPAELTTGETLLSGSSGRSAGPL, from the coding sequence ATGAGCACCCTGGTGATCGTGGTCATCGACGGGTTCGGTGTCGGCGCGATGCCGGACGCCGGGGCGCTGCGCCCCGGCGATCTCAGCGCCGACACCTGCGGCCACGTTCTCGACCACTGTCGTGCGGCACTGGGCCGGCCGCTCCGGCTGCCCGCTCTCGGCGCGCTGGGCCTCGGCCTGGTCCGTCCGCATCCGGACCTCGCGCGCCGGACCGACCGCCCCGTCGCCGTGGGCCGGGCGGCGCTGGGTTATCCGGGGGCGGACACGTTCGCCGGGCATCAGACCATGATGGGGGCGGACTTCAGCCGGGTCACGGTGGCACCGCTCGCCGGGCACCTCGACGAGGTGAGCGGCGCGCTCAAGGCCGCGGGGCACCTGGTCGAACCCTTGGGGGAACGGCCGCTTCTGCTCGTGGACGGGGCCGTACTCGTCCACGACAACCTGGAGGCCGATCCCGGCATCAACTGGAACGCCTCGGGGCGGCTGAGCGACGTGTCCTTCGACCGCATCCTGTCCGTCGCCCGCACGGTGCGGGCCGTGGCGCCGGTCGCCCGCGTGATCGCCGTCGGCGGCCACGCGGACCGGACGCTCACCGCGTACGTACGGGACGGTGACGGCGGCACCGTCGGGCTGGACACCCCGGCCAGCGGCTTCTACCGCAACGGGGGCCTCCAGGTGCGGCACTTGGGCGCCTCCCTCGACCACACCCGGCAACTCCCCGACGTCGCCGCCCGCGCGGGTCTACCGGTCACCCTCGTCGGCAAGGCGGCGGACATCCTGGCGTGTGACGCCGCCGTACGGCGCCCCGCCGTCGCGACGGCGGAGGTACTGGAGCACACCCTGTCGGCGGTGCGGAGCGCCGTACAAGCGGGACGGGGCGCGGTACGGGGCGGGCGGGGCGGCCTCGTGGTCGCCAATGTCCAGGAGAGCGATCTCGCGGGCCACCAGCAGGACACGGAGCGCTTCGGGAGCGTCCTGGAGCAGGTCGACGTCGGGCTCGCCGAGCTGACGGGGCTGCTCACGGGGCCGGGCGACCGCCTGATCGTCACGGCCGACCACGGCAACGACCCGACGGTCGGTCACGCCCATCACACACGTGAGTACGTCCCGGTCCTGATGCACCGCCCGGACGCCTCGGGAATCGAACGTCTCCCGGACGCCGCCACGTTGGCGGACGTCGGGGCGACAGCCGCGGCGGCCCTCGGCCTGGATCCGGCCGAGCTCACGACGGGTGAGACGCTGCTCAGCGGGTCCTCCGGCCGTTCGGCTGGGCCGCTGTAG
- a CDS encoding [protein-PII] uridylyltransferase: MTTPEQTTGQPDPGPSGYAAARLRLLHEKEQPGPPRRAALARLTDDWLHALFTAAARAAGVQGAALVAVGGYGRGELSPRSDLDLLLLHDGNSDPAAIAALADRVWYPVWDLGLALDHSVRTTAEARKTAGQDLKVQLGLLDARHIVGDPAPTAALRTAVLADWRNQAPKRLPELDALCRERAERQGELQFLLEPDIKEARGGLRDATALRAVAASWLADAPREGLADARRALLDVRDSLHLTTGRATDRLALQEQDAVAEDLGIDDADELLRRVYEAARTVSYASDVTWREVNRVLRSRAARPRLRALLGGGRSAAPERTPLAEGVVEQDGEAVLARTARVDRDTVLPLRAAAAAAQSALPISPYVVRRLAAAPPLPVPWPAAAREEFVTLLGAGEPTVAVWEAFEAEGLITRLIPEWERVRCRPQRNAVHTWTVDRHLVETAVEASALTRRVSRPDLLLVAALLHDIGKGLPGDHSVAGEPVARSVALRIGFDRADAEVVATLVRHHLLLVETATRRDLDDPATVSHVAEKVDSISTLELLHALTEADALATGPAAWSTWRGSLVTDLVGRVAAVLAGRAPVPPRPVVTSAEQERLAVEALRTGGPVLSLHTQPEPPQEDDEPEPLGVELLIALPDRPGVLPAAAGVLALHRLTVRAADLRIVELPTTLGEASDVLLLSWRVAAAYGSLPQATRLRADLVRALDGSLDIPSRLAEREAAYPRRRGTQAPPPRVTVVPVGSELATVIEVRAQDAPGLLHRIGRALEEAAVRLRSAHVSTLGANVVDTVYVTRADGALLTEGEATTVAKTVEEALRA; encoded by the coding sequence GTGACCACCCCAGAACAGACAACCGGACAGCCGGACCCGGGACCCAGCGGCTACGCGGCGGCCCGGCTGCGCCTCCTTCACGAGAAGGAGCAGCCGGGGCCGCCGCGCCGCGCCGCCCTGGCACGCCTCACCGACGACTGGCTGCACGCCCTGTTCACCGCCGCGGCCCGCGCCGCGGGCGTCCAGGGCGCGGCCCTCGTCGCCGTCGGCGGCTACGGCCGCGGCGAACTGTCCCCCCGCAGCGACCTCGACCTGCTCCTCCTGCACGACGGCAACTCCGACCCCGCGGCGATCGCCGCCCTCGCCGACCGCGTCTGGTACCCGGTGTGGGACCTCGGCCTCGCCCTCGACCACTCCGTACGGACGACGGCGGAGGCCCGCAAGACCGCCGGCCAGGACCTCAAGGTCCAACTCGGGCTCCTCGACGCCCGCCACATCGTCGGCGACCCGGCGCCCACCGCCGCCCTGCGCACCGCCGTCCTCGCCGACTGGCGCAACCAGGCACCCAAGCGCCTCCCGGAACTCGACGCGCTCTGCCGCGAACGCGCCGAGCGCCAGGGCGAGCTCCAGTTCCTCCTCGAACCCGACATCAAGGAGGCACGGGGCGGGCTCAGGGACGCCACCGCGCTGCGCGCCGTCGCCGCGTCCTGGCTCGCCGACGCCCCCCGTGAGGGCCTCGCCGACGCCCGCCGGGCCCTCCTCGACGTACGCGACTCCCTGCACCTGACGACCGGCCGGGCCACCGACCGGCTCGCCCTCCAGGAACAGGACGCCGTCGCCGAGGACCTCGGCATCGACGACGCCGACGAACTCCTGCGCCGCGTCTACGAAGCCGCCCGCACCGTGTCGTACGCCTCCGACGTCACCTGGCGCGAGGTCAACCGCGTCCTGCGCTCCCGCGCCGCCCGCCCCCGTCTCCGTGCCCTCCTCGGCGGCGGCAGGTCCGCCGCCCCGGAACGCACCCCGCTCGCCGAGGGCGTCGTGGAGCAGGACGGCGAGGCCGTGCTCGCCAGGACGGCGCGGGTGGACCGCGACACCGTGCTGCCCCTGCGCGCCGCTGCCGCCGCCGCCCAGTCCGCGCTGCCTATCTCGCCGTACGTCGTCCGCCGCCTCGCCGCAGCGCCACCGCTGCCCGTGCCGTGGCCGGCCGCGGCACGCGAGGAGTTCGTCACGCTCCTCGGCGCGGGAGAACCCACCGTCGCCGTCTGGGAGGCGTTCGAGGCCGAAGGGCTCATCACGCGCCTCATCCCCGAGTGGGAGCGCGTCCGCTGCCGCCCGCAGCGCAACGCCGTGCACACCTGGACCGTGGACCGCCACCTCGTGGAGACGGCGGTCGAGGCGTCCGCGCTGACCCGGCGCGTGAGCCGCCCCGACCTCCTCCTGGTCGCCGCACTGCTGCACGACATCGGCAAGGGCCTGCCGGGCGACCACTCCGTGGCCGGTGAGCCCGTCGCGCGCTCCGTCGCCCTGCGGATCGGCTTCGACCGGGCCGACGCGGAGGTCGTCGCCACCCTCGTACGCCACCATCTGCTGCTGGTCGAGACGGCCACCCGCCGCGACCTGGACGACCCGGCCACCGTCAGTCACGTCGCCGAGAAGGTCGACTCGATCTCCACCCTCGAACTGCTCCACGCGCTCACCGAGGCCGACGCGCTCGCCACGGGGCCCGCCGCCTGGTCCACGTGGCGCGGATCGCTCGTCACCGACCTCGTGGGCCGCGTCGCCGCTGTCCTGGCGGGTCGGGCGCCCGTACCGCCCCGCCCCGTCGTCACCAGCGCGGAACAGGAGCGGCTCGCCGTCGAGGCGCTGCGCACCGGCGGCCCCGTCCTGTCCCTCCACACCCAGCCGGAACCTCCCCAGGAGGACGACGAACCGGAGCCCCTCGGAGTCGAACTGCTCATCGCCCTGCCCGACCGCCCCGGCGTCCTGCCGGCCGCCGCCGGGGTCCTCGCGCTGCACCGTCTGACGGTGCGGGCCGCCGATCTGCGCATCGTCGAACTCCCCACGACGCTCGGCGAGGCCTCCGACGTCCTGCTGCTGAGCTGGCGGGTCGCGGCGGCGTACGGCTCCCTGCCGCAGGCGACGCGGCTGCGTGCCGACCTCGTACGCGCCCTGGACGGTTCGCTGGACATCCCGTCCCGGCTCGCGGAGCGCGAGGCGGCCTATCCCCGGCGGCGCGGCACCCAGGCGCCGCCGCCCCGTGTGACGGTCGTGCCGGTCGGTTCGGAGCTGGCCACCGTCATCGAGGTACGGGCGCAGGACGCCCCCGGTCTGCTGCACCGGATCGGACGGGCCCTGGAGGAGGCGGCGGTACGGCTCCGCAGCGCGCACGTGTCCACACTGGGCGCGAACGTGGTGGACACGGTCTACGTCACCCGCGCCGACGGTGCCCTCCTTACGGAGGGGGAGGCGACGACCGTCGCCAAGACGGTGGAGGAGGCCCTGCGCGCGTGA
- the nsdA gene encoding transcriptional repressor NsdA: MGGSGAGGTAAGKRPNEQLTSWFGRSGWSKGELARQVNRRARQLGAHHISTDTSRVRRWLDGEQPREPIPRILSELFSERFGVVVAVEELGLRAAHQSPSVSGVDLPWAGPQTVSLISEFSRSDLMLARRGFLGTSLSLAAGPALVEPMQRWLVPTSPADQDEPPAPRRASRLSAAELDLLEATTAMFRQWDAQCGGGLRRKAVVGQLHEVTDLLQEPQPEAVSRRLFRCAAELSELAGWMSYDVGLQPNAQKYFVLALHAAKEAGDKALGSYILSSMSRQMIHVGRPDDALELIHLAQYGSRDCATARTQSMLYAMEARAYANMGQPGKCKRAARMAENTFADAGDDGHPEPDWIRFFSEAELNGENAHSYRDLAYAAGRSPTYVSLAEPAMRRAVELFEKDDEHQRSYALNLVGMATVHLLKREPEQSTPLIEEALDVARKVRSERVNTRLRKTVAIATRDFGDVSEIGGLTEQLAEGLPEAAEAV, translated from the coding sequence GTGGGCGGCAGCGGCGCAGGCGGTACGGCTGCCGGCAAGCGCCCGAACGAGCAGCTGACCTCCTGGTTCGGCCGCAGCGGCTGGTCCAAGGGCGAACTCGCGCGCCAAGTGAACCGCAGGGCCCGCCAGCTGGGCGCCCACCACATCAGCACCGACACCTCACGCGTACGCCGCTGGCTCGACGGCGAACAGCCCCGGGAGCCCATTCCGCGCATCCTCTCCGAACTGTTCTCCGAGCGCTTCGGCGTCGTCGTCGCGGTCGAGGAACTCGGGCTGCGCGCCGCGCACCAGTCGCCCTCGGTGTCCGGCGTCGACCTGCCCTGGGCCGGCCCCCAGACCGTCTCCCTCATCAGCGAGTTCTCCCGCAGCGACCTGATGCTCGCCCGGCGCGGCTTCCTGGGGACGTCGCTCTCGCTCGCCGCCGGGCCCGCCCTCGTGGAACCGATGCAGCGCTGGCTGGTGCCCACCTCACCGGCCGACCAGGACGAGCCGCCCGCGCCGCGCCGCGCGTCCCGGCTCTCCGCCGCGGAACTGGATCTGTTGGAGGCCACCACCGCGATGTTCCGTCAGTGGGACGCGCAGTGCGGCGGCGGACTGCGGCGCAAGGCCGTCGTCGGCCAGCTCCACGAGGTGACGGACCTGCTCCAGGAGCCGCAGCCCGAGGCCGTCTCACGGAGACTCTTCCGCTGCGCGGCCGAACTGTCCGAACTGGCCGGCTGGATGAGCTACGACGTGGGCCTCCAGCCCAACGCCCAGAAGTACTTCGTCCTGGCCCTGCACGCCGCCAAGGAAGCGGGCGACAAGGCCCTCGGGTCGTACATCCTCTCCTCGATGAGCCGTCAGATGATCCATGTCGGCCGCCCCGACGACGCGTTGGAACTGATCCACCTCGCCCAGTACGGCAGCAGGGACTGCGCCACCGCCCGTACGCAGTCGATGCTGTACGCCATGGAGGCGCGGGCCTACGCCAACATGGGCCAGCCCGGCAAATGCAAACGCGCGGCGCGCATGGCGGAGAACACCTTCGCCGACGCGGGGGACGACGGCCATCCGGAGCCCGACTGGATCCGGTTCTTCTCCGAGGCCGAACTCAACGGCGAGAACGCCCATTCCTACCGGGATCTCGCCTACGCGGCCGGGCGCAGCCCGACGTACGTCTCGCTCGCCGAGCCCGCCATGCGGCGCGCCGTGGAGCTCTTCGAGAAGGACGACGAGCACCAGCGGTCGTACGCGCTGAACCTCGTCGGGATGGCAACCGTCCACCTTCTCAAGAGGGAACCCGAGCAGTCCACACCTCTGATCGAGGAGGCGCTGGACGTGGCCAGGAAGGTGCGTTCCGAGCGCGTCAACACGCGGCTGCGCAAGACGGTGGCCATCGCCACGAGGGACTTCGGCGACGTCTCCGAGATCGGCGGGCTCACCGAGCAGCTGGCGGAGGGGCTCCCGGAGGCCGCGGAAGCCGTCTGA